The following are encoded together in the Humulus lupulus chromosome 5, drHumLupu1.1, whole genome shotgun sequence genome:
- the LOC133778341 gene encoding uncharacterized protein LOC133778341 isoform X1, which yields MAGKESSSRLYGALVDRCQSLEESHARLSEQLREMSIQKDEDDVLTSDSGDMTYFYPGEDRTVGNFSSGSPYKRVLESLGHAVLVCSASSGEIVFWNRSAENLYGWKDYEVVGQKSFTELLIPEDYYVPLQKIMRRLLRTGEPWSGQFPFKTKSGKKLMAIVTKSPLYENSELAGVIVVASDAALINRAEADSTTSCEDTANDQKRDQQRLKFKRIQWHPRPPVVPVAPEIASSVSNLAAKVLAKLQIKGSGNSSNENDRGSCRQNGTSCDGSPVVNEVKNEPSSSSDSKKSPYGSLVDSDYKRGRSRKRNASLPPKGGNSGGCGHEQLNVFGRNECNECYGSSKSCNSLGKLGFQVKSLETEPEESNLTDVQVEDEAQRHGKQFPSSGDSSNGSQRSSSSKGDPESNSVVDCEIHWEDLHIGEEIGHGFYAVVHRGIWNGSDVAIKVYYRNEYSEGALQDYKKEIDIMKRLRHPNVLLFMGASYSLERLAIVTEFLPRGSLFKTLHKSNQALDIRRRLRMALDVARGMNYLHRRNPPIVHRDLKSSNLLVDKNWTVKVGDFGLSRLKKATFLTTRSGRGTPQWMAPEVLRNEPSNEKSDVFSFGVILWELMTESIPWNNINALQVVGVVGFMDRRLELPEGLDPQVESIIRDCWKSDPEQRPSFEDIIRRMCSIISRFSALATRKSSEQ from the exons ATGGCCGGGAAAGAGTCTTCTTCCCGTTTGTACGGAGCCCTCGTGGATCGGTGTCAGAGCTTGGAGGAGAGTCACGCCAGACTTAGTGAGCAGCTTAGGGAGATGTCGATCCAGAAAGATGAAGACGATGTCTTGACGTCAGATTCCGGCGATATGACTTATTTTTATCCCGGCGAAGACCGTACTGTGGGTAACTTCTCCTCCGGTAGTCCGTACAAGAGGGTGTTGGAGTCTTTGGGACATGCTGTTCTTGTATGCAGTGCATCATCAGGAGAGATAGTATTCTG GAATCGTTCTGCTGAGAATCTCTATGGATGGAAAGACTATGAAGTAGTTGGTCAAAAAAGTTTCACCGAACTCCTTATCCCTGAAGATTATTATGTTCCATTGCAGAAGATTATGAGGAGGTTGTTGCGAACAGGGGAACCATGGTCAGGCCAATTCCCTTTCAAGACTAAATCCGGCAAAAAACTCATGGCAATTGTCACCAAAAGTCCATTGTATGAAAATAGTGAGCTTGCTGGTGTCATCGTTGTTGCAAGTGATGCAGCATTGATCAATAGGGCCGAAGCAGATTCCACGACATCATGTGAGGATACCGCTAATGACCAAAAAAGAGATCAGCAACGGTTAAAATTCAAAAGGATACAGTGGCACCCTCGGCCACCAGTTGTCCCGGTGGCTCCAGAGATCGCATCATCTGTTTCCAATCTG GCGGCAAAAGTATTGGCAAAACTGCAGATCAAGGGATCTGGAAACTCTAGTAATGAAAATGATCGTGGAAGCTGTCGACAAAATGGAACAAGTTGTGATGGTTCTCCAGTGGTGAACGAAGTGAAAAATGAGCCTAGTTCTTCAAGTGATTCAAAGAAATCGCCATATGGCTCTCTTGTCGATTCGGATTATAAAAGGGGAAGATCCAGGAAAAGAAATGCTTCCCTTCCACCTAAGGGAGGCAACTCAGGCGGATGTGGTCATGAACAACTGAATGTATTTGGAAGGAACGAATGCAATGAATGTTATGGTTCATCCAAAAGTTGTAACTCATTGGGAAAGTTAGGCTTCCAGGTAAAATCATTAGAAACAGAACCAGAAGAATCCAACTTGACTGATGTCCAGGTCGAAGATGAAGCGCAAAGACATGGTAAACAATTCCCAAGTTCAGGAGATAGCAGCAATGGAAGCCAGAGAAGTTCATCGAGCAAAGGTGATCCTGAGTCCAACTCTGTTGTTGACTGTGAGATCCACTGGGAGGACTTGCATATTGGGGAGGAGATTGGACATG GTTTCTACGCTGTTGTTCATCGTGGAATTTGGAATGGATCG GATGTTGCCATTAAGGTTTACTATCGGAATGAATACAGTGAAGGAGCATTACAAGATTACAAGAAAGAG ATTGATATAATGAAGAGGTTGAGACATCCAAATGTGTTGTTATTTATGGGAGCATCATACTCTCTAGAACGGCTAGCTATTGTCACAGAGTTCTTACCCAG GGGAAGCCTTTTTAAAACACTTCATAAGAGCAATCAAGCATTAGACATCAGACGGCGTCTACGGATGGCTCTTGATGTT gCTAGAGGTATGAACTATCTGCATCGCAGAAACCCCCCCATAGTGCATAGAGATCTTAAGTCCTCTAACTTGCTTGTTGACAAGAACTGGACTGTCAAG GTTGGAGATTTTGGCCTTTCAAGGTTGAAAAAGGCAACCTTTCTGACTACAAGATCTGGTAGAGGAACG CCTCAGTGGATGGCCCCTGAAGTCCTCCGTAATGAACCTTCAAACGAGAA GTCAGATGTGTTCAGCTTTGGTGTCATTCTATGGGAATTAATGACTGAATCCATTCCTTGGAACAACATAAATGCCTTACAG GTTGTGGGAGTTGTGGGATTCATGGATAGAAGATTAGAACTTCCAGAAGGCCTAGATCCTCAAGTAGAATCCATCATCCGGGACTGTTGGAAAAG TGATCCAGAACAACGTCCATCTTTCGAAGATATAATCCGAAGAATGTGTAGTATAATCTCAAGATTTTCGGCTTTAGCCACTCGGAAGAGCTCAGAACAATAG
- the LOC133778341 gene encoding serine/threonine-protein kinase EDR1 isoform X2, giving the protein MQCIIRRDSILAAKVLAKLQIKGSGNSSNENDRGSCRQNGTSCDGSPVVNEVKNEPSSSSDSKKSPYGSLVDSDYKRGRSRKRNASLPPKGGNSGGCGHEQLNVFGRNECNECYGSSKSCNSLGKLGFQVKSLETEPEESNLTDVQVEDEAQRHGKQFPSSGDSSNGSQRSSSSKGDPESNSVVDCEIHWEDLHIGEEIGHGFYAVVHRGIWNGSDVAIKVYYRNEYSEGALQDYKKEIDIMKRLRHPNVLLFMGASYSLERLAIVTEFLPRGSLFKTLHKSNQALDIRRRLRMALDVARGMNYLHRRNPPIVHRDLKSSNLLVDKNWTVKVGDFGLSRLKKATFLTTRSGRGTPQWMAPEVLRNEPSNEKSDVFSFGVILWELMTESIPWNNINALQVVGVVGFMDRRLELPEGLDPQVESIIRDCWKSDPEQRPSFEDIIRRMCSIISRFSALATRKSSEQ; this is encoded by the exons ATGCAGTGCATCATCAGGAGAGATAGTATTCTG GCGGCAAAAGTATTGGCAAAACTGCAGATCAAGGGATCTGGAAACTCTAGTAATGAAAATGATCGTGGAAGCTGTCGACAAAATGGAACAAGTTGTGATGGTTCTCCAGTGGTGAACGAAGTGAAAAATGAGCCTAGTTCTTCAAGTGATTCAAAGAAATCGCCATATGGCTCTCTTGTCGATTCGGATTATAAAAGGGGAAGATCCAGGAAAAGAAATGCTTCCCTTCCACCTAAGGGAGGCAACTCAGGCGGATGTGGTCATGAACAACTGAATGTATTTGGAAGGAACGAATGCAATGAATGTTATGGTTCATCCAAAAGTTGTAACTCATTGGGAAAGTTAGGCTTCCAGGTAAAATCATTAGAAACAGAACCAGAAGAATCCAACTTGACTGATGTCCAGGTCGAAGATGAAGCGCAAAGACATGGTAAACAATTCCCAAGTTCAGGAGATAGCAGCAATGGAAGCCAGAGAAGTTCATCGAGCAAAGGTGATCCTGAGTCCAACTCTGTTGTTGACTGTGAGATCCACTGGGAGGACTTGCATATTGGGGAGGAGATTGGACATG GTTTCTACGCTGTTGTTCATCGTGGAATTTGGAATGGATCG GATGTTGCCATTAAGGTTTACTATCGGAATGAATACAGTGAAGGAGCATTACAAGATTACAAGAAAGAG ATTGATATAATGAAGAGGTTGAGACATCCAAATGTGTTGTTATTTATGGGAGCATCATACTCTCTAGAACGGCTAGCTATTGTCACAGAGTTCTTACCCAG GGGAAGCCTTTTTAAAACACTTCATAAGAGCAATCAAGCATTAGACATCAGACGGCGTCTACGGATGGCTCTTGATGTT gCTAGAGGTATGAACTATCTGCATCGCAGAAACCCCCCCATAGTGCATAGAGATCTTAAGTCCTCTAACTTGCTTGTTGACAAGAACTGGACTGTCAAG GTTGGAGATTTTGGCCTTTCAAGGTTGAAAAAGGCAACCTTTCTGACTACAAGATCTGGTAGAGGAACG CCTCAGTGGATGGCCCCTGAAGTCCTCCGTAATGAACCTTCAAACGAGAA GTCAGATGTGTTCAGCTTTGGTGTCATTCTATGGGAATTAATGACTGAATCCATTCCTTGGAACAACATAAATGCCTTACAG GTTGTGGGAGTTGTGGGATTCATGGATAGAAGATTAGAACTTCCAGAAGGCCTAGATCCTCAAGTAGAATCCATCATCCGGGACTGTTGGAAAAG TGATCCAGAACAACGTCCATCTTTCGAAGATATAATCCGAAGAATGTGTAGTATAATCTCAAGATTTTCGGCTTTAGCCACTCGGAAGAGCTCAGAACAATAG